Genomic segment of Erwinia sp. SLM-02:
CATCGCCATGATCATCTTGCGGAAGTTCTCCGCCTGCGCTTCTTTTTTGTCGCGGAATTTCAGCTTATCAAGTTTGGATACGCCTTCGACCAGCTCAGCAACGCTTTTGCCGAACAGCTGTTCCATATCCTGATAGGTAGCGGGGGTGTCTTCGATAACATCGTGAAGCAGCGCGGCCATGAGCGTTTCATGGTCGAGCTTCATCTCTGCCAGGATGCAGGCAACGGCGACAGGGTGAGTAATGTAGGGTTCACCGCTGGAGCGTGTCTGTCCCTCGTGAGCATCACGTGCGACAAGATAAGCTTGCTTGAGGCGCTTTATTTGCTCCTCAGGCAAGTATTTTTCAATCAGTTGATTGAGGCTTTCAAACAGATACAAGGCGAGCCTTCAGATCCGATTAACGACGACCTTCAGCGATAGCAGTAACAGCCTGAATTTCAGCGGCTTCCTGCTCTTGCTGTTCCTGACGATCGCGCACGTCAAGGATCTGATTAGTGATCAGACCCTCTTCGATTTCGCGCAGTGCGATAACGGTAGATTTATCGTTTTCTTCTGGAACCAGTGGATCTTTACCACCAACCTGCATCTGACGTGCGCGACGTGCTGCCACCAGAACCAGGTCAAAACGGTTACCAATTTTTTCTACTGCGTCCTGTACGGTTACGCGTGCCATAAGTGTGATACTCCACGGGTGAAGAAATGACTGGGCATCATACTGAGTTGTCCTCAGTCTGCCAATAGTTTGCTAATTAAAGCATCGTGGCGGGCTTTTTGACGGCCCATGCGCAGACGCTCGGCGCGAATGATGGTCTTCAGATCGGACAGCGCCAGATCGAAATCATCGTTCACGATTAAATAATCGTATTCAGCATAGTGGCTCATTTCTGCCACAGCCTGTTCCATACGCCTGGTTATCACCTCTTCGCTGTCCTGCCCGCGCCCACGAAGGCGACGATCAAGTTCATCTTTCGACGGTGGCAACACGAAAATGCTACGCGAGGCGGGCATTTTCTGGCGAATCTGCTTGGCGCCCTGCCAGTCGATATCAAGAAAAACATCAACGCCGGTAGCCAGAACTTGCTCAATCGCCTTGCGGGAGGTTCCGTAATAATTACCGAACACCTCGGCATGTTCCAGAAAGGCATCTTCGCTAATCATGGAACGAAACTCATCGTGGTTAACGAAGTAGTAATGTTCGCCGTGATTTTCACCCGGCCGCACGCCGCGAGTAGTATGCGAAATAGAGACCTGCGTGTCGTACAGCGGTTGCGTTTTTAACAGTGCCTGAATCAGACTGGATTTACCCGCGCCGCTGGGGGCGGAAACAATATATAGCGTGCCTTGAGCCATGATTATTCTTGATATGCCAATAAAGCGGAGTCTACTTCCTGCACAGTATACACATGTGCAGCCCTTCATGCAGCGTTTCGGCTGAGCAATGCGCCATTTTATCCGAAAACGGACAGCATCACGCAAAATACTGCTTTTAAACGCGCCGTTGCAGCAAAAGTCTCAGAGCCTGTTTCCATAATCCTGATTTGCCTCTCGTCAGTCCCATCCTGCTGCGCTTTACTCCAGTCTGTCAGTGGTTCAATTGGGAGAGGCAGGGATGCGATATCTGTTATTAGCGATCGGG
This window contains:
- the rpoZ gene encoding DNA-directed RNA polymerase subunit omega, with translation MARVTVQDAVEKIGNRFDLVLVAARRARQMQVGGKDPLVPEENDKSTVIALREIEEGLITNQILDVRDRQEQQEQEAAEIQAVTAIAEGRR
- the gmk gene encoding guanylate kinase; protein product: MAQGTLYIVSAPSGAGKSSLIQALLKTQPLYDTQVSISHTTRGVRPGENHGEHYYFVNHDEFRSMISEDAFLEHAEVFGNYYGTSRKAIEQVLATGVDVFLDIDWQGAKQIRQKMPASRSIFVLPPSKDELDRRLRGRGQDSEEVITRRMEQAVAEMSHYAEYDYLIVNDDFDLALSDLKTIIRAERLRMGRQKARHDALISKLLAD